Below is a window of Variovorax sp. TBS-050B DNA.
CCGAGCGCGGCATGATGCTGACCGGCGGCGGCGCGCTGCTGCGCGACCTGGACCGCCTGCTGGCCGAGGAAACCGGCCTGCCGGTGCTGGTGGCCGAGGACCCGCTGACCTGCGTGGTGCGCGGCTGCGGCATCGCGCTCGAGCGCATGGACCGGCTGGGCAGCATCTTCACGAGTGAATAGGTACACCCCCAGGCTTCGCGCACTTCGTGTCGCTGCGCCAACCCCCTTGCAGGGGGCAATACCAGCGGCCCGGCAGAGCCGGTTCCGCGGTATTCCCGGCAATGGGTGAGTGTTGATTTCCTTCGTTGCGTCCCGCAAGGCGCGCTGAAAACTAGGCCGAATCCATGCCCCTGGGCACGCTCGATCGCACAGCGCCACCCCTGTTCAACCAGGGGCAGTCGGCACTGAGCAAGCTGATCTTCTTCGGCGCGCTCTCGCTGTTCCTGATGGTGGCCGACGCGCGCCTGAATCTGGTCCAGCCGATCCGCGCGGCGGTGGGCGCGGTGCTCTATCCGGTGCAGTGGCTCGCGCTCAAGCCGGTGCAGTTCGTGAGCGGCGCGAACCGCTACTTCGAGGACCTGCAGGTCGCCCAGCGCAACGAGGACACGGCGCGCCGCGCGCTCATGGTCCAGGCCGAGCGTGCGAGCCAGGCCGACACGCTCGCGCAGGAGAACGCGCGGCTGCGCGCGCTGCTCGAATTGCGCCAGACCACGCTGGCGCCGAGCCGCGCGGCCGAGGTGCTCTACGACGCCGCCGACCCCTACACGCGCAAGATCGTCATCGACCAGGGGCTCACGCAGGGCGTGGCGCCCGGCTCGCCGGTGATCGACGCCAACGGCGTGCTCGGCCAGGTCACGCAGGTGCTGCCTTTCACGAGCGAGGTCACGCTGGTGATCGACCGCGATCTTTCCATCCCGGTGCAGAACACCCGCACCGGCGTGCGCAGCGTGGCTTTCGGCGATGCCTCGGCGCACGGCGGCGGCCTGGAGCTGCGCTTCATGGCGGCCAACGCCGACCTGCGCGAGGGCGACCTGCTCTCCACCAGCGGGGTGGACGGCGTCTACCCGCCGGGCCTGCCGGTGGCGAAGATCGAGCGCATCGAACGCCGCGCCGATTCGGCCTTCGCACGCATCTACTGCGTGCCGCTGGCCCACGTGACGGCCGCGCGCTACGTGCTGGTGCTCGCGCCCACGGGCACGCCGGCGTCGCCGCCCGCACCCGCCCATGCGCCGGCAGCGAAGAAGAACGAAGCCAAGCCGGCCGCCAAGGCCGACAAGAAGACCGCGGAGCGTGCCCGATGATCAAGCGTCCCGGCCAACAGCAGCTGCTGCTGCCCGTCAACCCGCTGTTCATGTGGTCGAGCCTGGTCGCGGCGCTGCTCATCAACATGATCCCCATCGGCCGCGCCGCCTGGATGCCCGACCTGCTCGCGCTCGCGATCGTGTTCTGGGGCGTGCACCAGCCGATGCGCGTGGGCATCGGCGCGGCCTTCGTCTTCGGCCTGTGCATGGACGTGCACCAGGCCGCGATGCTCGGCCAGCATGCGCTGTCCTACACCACGCTGGGCTTCTTCGCGATCACCATCCATCGGCGCCTGCTCTGGTATCCGGTGGCGTCGCAGGCGCTGCAGGTGCTGCCGCTGTTCGCGCTCTCGCAGTTCATCGAGGTGATCGCGCGCCTGGTGGGCGGCGGCGTGTTCCCGGGCTGGTGGGTGCTGGCCTCGCCCGCGATCGAGGCCGCGCTGTGGCCGCTCGCGACCGCGCTGCTGCTGGCGCCGCAGCTGCGCACGCCCGAGCCCGACGAGAACCGACCGCTATGAGTTCCTCCCCAGGCGGGTCGAGGGCATTTGCCTTTGAATCCCTGCGCGCCTAAGCTCATGCCGCCATGACCGAAATCCGCAACGTCGCCGCCGACCTCGCGCGCTTCAAGCGCCGGGTGGTCGTGATCGGCCTCGTGGTGCTGTTCGCCTTCGGGCTGCTCGGCGCGCGGCTGTTCTACCTGCAGGTGGTGCGGCACGACGATCTGGCCGAGCAGGCCGAGAGCAACCGCACGGCGATCGTGCCGGTGGTGCCCAACCGCGGCCTGATCCTCGACCGCAACGGCATCGTGCTGGCCTCGAACTACTCGGCCTACACGCTCGAGATCACGCCCTCGAAGGTGGGCGACGTGGAGCAGACCATCGACAGCCTGACCCAGGTGCTCGAGATCTCGCCGCGCGACCGGCGCCGCTTCAAGCGCCTGCGCGAGGACTCCCGCAGCTTCGACTCGATTCCGATCCGCACCCGGCTGAGCGACGAGGAAGTGGCGCGCTTCGCGGCGCAGCGCTACCGCTTCCCGGGCGTGGAGATCAAGGCGCGCCTCTTCCGCAACTATCCGCACGGCGAGACGGCGTCGCACGTGCTCGGCTACATCGGGCGCATCAACCAGCGCGAGAAGACCGCGATGGAGGAATGGCCCGAGGAGGACCAGGCCAACTACAAGGGCACCGACTACATCGGCAAGCTCGGCATCGAGCAGAGCTACGAGAAGACGCTGCACGGCCTGACCGGCGTCGAGCAGATGGAGACCTCGGCCGGCGGGCGCGCGGTACGCCGGCTCGCGAGCCATCCGGCGACGCCGGGCAACACCGTGATGCTGTCGCTCGACATCAAGCTGCAGAAGCTGGTCGAGGACATGTACGGCGAGCGTCGCGGCGCGCTGGTGGCGATCGACCCCAAGACCGGCGAGGTGCTGGCCTTCGTGAGCAAGCCCACCTTCGATCCCAACCTGTTCGTCGAGGGCATCGACACCGAAAGCTGGAAGGAGCTCAGCGAGTCGATCGACAAGCCGCTGCTCAACCGCGCGCTGCGCGGCACCTATCCGCCCGGCTCCACCTACAAGCCCTTCATGGCGCTCGCCGCGCTGCAGACCGGCAAGCGCGGCGCCAACGTGGTGGTCAACGACCCGGGCTACTTCAACTTCGGCGGCCACCGCTTCGGCAGCCCCGAGGGCTACCTCGGCGGCGTGGACATGCGGCGCTCGATCCAGGTCTCGAGCAACATCTACTACTACTCGCTCGCCAACGAGATGGGCGTGGACATGATCCACGACTTCATGAAGCCGCTGGGCTTCGGCCAGATCACCGGCGTCGACCTGGGCGGCGAAGTGCGCGGCGTGCTGCCGAGCACCGAGTGGAAGCGCAAGACCTACAAGCGGCCCGAGCAGAAGAAGTGGTATGCCGGCGAGACCATCTCGCTGGGCATCGGCCAGGGCTACAACAACTTCACCATGCTGCAGCTCGCGCAGGCGACCGCCATCGTCGCCAACGGCGGCGTCAAGCACCAGCCGCACATCGCGCTGGCCACGCGCGACACCGTCAGCGGCCAGGTCGTGCCGCTGCCGCAGCCCCCGGGCGAGAACCTCGGCTTCAATCCGTCCAACGTCGCGGTCATCCGCGAGGGCCTGACCAGCGTGGTCACCAGCGGCACCGCGCGCAGCGTGTTCGCGGGCGCCGCCTACCAGGCGGCCGGCAAGACCGGCACCGCGCAGGCCGTGTCGATGGCGCAGAACACCAAGTACAACGCCAAGGCGCTCGAGGAGCACCAGCGCGACCATGCGCTCTTCATGGCCTACGCGCCCGCCAACGACCCGAAGATCGCGGTCGCGGTGATCGTCGAGAACGCCGGCTGGGGCGCGGGCGCCGCGGCGCCCATCGCGCGCCGCGTGTTCGACTACTGGCTCATGGACCAGTACCCGAGCGAGGCCGACATGGCGGCGGTCCGCATCGGCAAGGCCGGCGCGCCGATCGGCAAGCCGCGCGTCGCGAGCGAGGTGGCGTGGCCCGCGGGCGCGACGACTGCACCCGCGCCCTGATCAGACCACCGTTCCGCGGACTTCGCCGAGGCCGATGCGCACCGCGCCCGCGCGCTCGCACCAGCCGCGGATCACCAGCGTGTCGCCGTCTTCGAGGAAGGTACGCTGCTCGCCGTTGGGCAGGGTCACCGGCTGCCTGCCGCCCTGCGTGAGCTCGATCAGCGAGCCGGCCTGGTCGGGTTGCGGGCCCGAGAGCGTGCCCGAGCCGAGCAGGTCGCCGGGCTGCAGGTTGCAGCCGTTGACCGTGTGGTGCGCGACCAGCTGCGCGGCGGTCCAGTAGGCGGCCTCGGTGGTGTTGCCGCGCGTGAGGCGCGTCGGCGCTTCGCCCGCCGCGCGCATCTTCGCCGTCTGCAGCAGCACCTCGAGCGTGATGTCGAGCGCGCCGTGGGCACGGTTCGAGGGTGCGTCGAGGTACGGCAGCGGCTGCGGATCGCCCGCGGGCCGCTCGAACCTGGCGCGGAACGGCGCCAGCGCTTCCATCGTCACGATCCACGGCGACAGCGTGCTCGCGAAGTTCTTCGACAGGAAGGGGCCGAGCGGCTGGTACTCCCAGGCCTGCAGGTCGCGCGCCGACCAGTCGTTGAGCAGCGTCACGCCGAACAGGTGCGCTTCGGCGTCGGCCATGGCGATCGGCTCGCCGAGCGCATTGCCGCGCCCGACGAGAAAGCCCAGCTCCAGTTCGTAGTCGAGCCGTTTCGACGGGCCGAAGCTCGGCTCGGCCGCGTCGGGCGCCTTGGTCTGGCCCTGCGGGCGCTTGAACTGCTGGCCGCTCACGCCGATCGACGAGGCGCGGCCGTGGTAGCCGATCGGCACCCACTTGTAGTTGGGCATCAGCGGCTGGTCGGGGCGGAACAGCTTGCCGATCGTGGTCGCGTGGTGGATGCCGGTGTAGAAGTCGGTGTAGTCGCCGATGCGGCAGGGCACGGTCATCTCGGCCTGCGACTGTGCGACGAGCGCCTTAGCCCATGCGGCCTGTTGGCCGCTGCCTTCGGCGAGGCCGGCCGAAATCGCCGCACGCAGCGCCTGGCGCTCCTGCAGGGCCGCGCCCATCAGCACGTTCATGTCCTCGGTGTCGATCAGGCCGGCGGCGCGCAGGTCGAGCACCTGGTCGCCGATCGCGACGCCGATGCGGAACGGCTCGGCGCTGCCCGCGACGCGGAAGCGGCCGAAGGGCAGGTTCTGGATCGGGAAGTCGCAGCCGGCCGCGTTGGCCGACGCGACCCAGCTGCGCAGCTTCGGGTCGTGGGTGGCGTTCAGTGTCGTCATGGATATCTTTCAGGCAAAGGTCTTGTGGATCCGGTTTCTTTCGGGGAACACCGCGGAACCGGCTTTGCCGGGCCGCAGGTGTTGCCCCCGGTAGGGGGTTGGCGGCCACACGAAGTGGGCAAGCCTGGGGGCGAGCTTTATTCGGCCGTCATGCCGGCTTTCTTAGCGACCTCGCCGAGCCGCTGGTACTCGTTCTGCGTGAGCGTGGCGAGCTCCTGCGCGCTCGAGCCGCGCGGCGAGAAGCCGGCCTGCGCGAGCTTGGCCTTCACCTCGGGCTGCGCGAGCGCTTCCACGAAGGCCTCGTTCAGCGCCTTCACGACCGGCGCCGGCAGGTTCGCGGGGCCATAGACGCCGAACCAGGGCTCGAGCGCATAGCCCTTGAGCCCGGCCTCGGCCATCGTCGGCACCTCGGGCAGCGCGGGCGAGCGGGCGGGGCCGGCCACCGCGAGCGCGCGCAGCTTGCCGGCCTGGATGTGCGGCAGCGAGGCGGGCAGGTTATCGAACATCACGCCGATGTTGTTCCCGAGCATGTCGGTGATGGCCGGGCCGCTGCCCTTGTAGGCCACGTGCGTGAGCTCGGTGCCGGTCATCTGCGCGAACATCACGCCGGCCAGGTTCATCGAGGTGCCCGCGCCCGCGGTGGCGTAGGGCAGGCCGGGCGCCTTCTTCGCGGCGGCGATCAGGTCGGCCACCGAGCGGATCGGCGAGCCGGCGGGCACTTCGAGCACGATGGTCGAGGTGCCGAGCAGGCTGATCGCGGTGAAGTCCTTGCGCGGGTCGAAGGCCATCGAGCGGTAGATGTGCGGGTTCAGCGCATTGGTCGAGATCGCGCCGAAGCCGATGGTGTAGCCATCGGGCGCGGCCTTGGCCACCGCGTCCATGCCGATGTTGCCGCCCGCGCCGCCGCGGTTGTCGATCAGCACCGGTTGGCCGAGCTTCTCCGACACCTTCTGGCCCACCGTGCGCGCCACCAGGTCGGTGGTGCCGCCCGGGGTGTAGGGCACGATGAAGCGGATCGGCTTCGCGGGATAGTCGGCGGCCTGTGCGAGCAGGGGTGCTGCGGCCAGCAGCGCGATCGCCGCCGCGCGGCGCGTGAGGAGGAAGGTCATTTTTTGAATTGGTCTTTCAGGCCGGCCCAGCAGTCGGCGTAGTCGGTGTCCCGCGCCTGGCTCTGCAGCGCGAAGTTGGTCGGAATGAAGCGGTAGCGGCTCTCGAACATGAAGGCCAGCGTGTTGTCGAGCTTGTGCGGCTTCAGGTCGGCGCTCGTGGCCTTGTCGAAGGCTTCCTCGTCGGGGCCGTGCGGCACCATGCAGTTGTGCAGGCTCGCGCCGCCGGGCTTGAAGCCGCCGGGCTTGGCGTCGTATTCACCGAGCACCAGGCCCATGAACTCGCTCATCAGGTTGCGGTGGAACCAGGGCGGTCGGAAGGTGTTCTCCATCACCATCCAGCGCGGCGGGAAGATCACGAAGTCGCAGTTGGCGGTGCCGGGCGTATCGCTCGGCGAGGTCAGCACCGTGAAGATCGAGGGATCGGGATGGTCGAAGCTGATCGAGCCGATGACCATGAAGTTCGCGGTGTCGTACTTCACCGGCGCGAGGTTGCCGTGCCAGGCGACCACGTTGAACGGCGACTGCGTCGTCGGCGCGCGCCAGAAGCGGCCGCCGAACTTCTTGACCAGCTCGTAGGCGCCGCCGTCTTCCTCGAAGGCCGCCACGGGCGCCTGGAAGTCGCGCGCGTTCGCAAGGCCGTTCGAGCCGATGGGGCCGAGCTCCGGCAGGCGGAAATGCGCGCCGTAGTTCTCGCACACGTAGCCGCGCGACAGCCCGTCGGGCAGCGCGACCTTGAACACCATGCCGCGCGGCAGCACCGCGATCTCGCCGGGCTTCACGTCGAGCACGCCGAGCTCAGTCGTGATCACGAGCCGGCCCTGCTGCGGCACGACGAGCATCTCGCCGTCGGCATTGACGAAGGCGCGCTTGTCCATCGAGCGGCCCGCGAGGTACATCAGCGCGCCGATGCCGACCTGCGATTCGGCATCGCCGTTGGCCGCGACGGTGTGCATGCCGTCGACGAAGTCGGCCTCGGCCGCGCCCTCGTCGAAGGGCATCGGATGCCAGCGCAGCGGCTCGGGCGCGAGCGCGATCTCA
It encodes the following:
- the mreC gene encoding rod shape-determining protein MreC, giving the protein MPLGTLDRTAPPLFNQGQSALSKLIFFGALSLFLMVADARLNLVQPIRAAVGAVLYPVQWLALKPVQFVSGANRYFEDLQVAQRNEDTARRALMVQAERASQADTLAQENARLRALLELRQTTLAPSRAAEVLYDAADPYTRKIVIDQGLTQGVAPGSPVIDANGVLGQVTQVLPFTSEVTLVIDRDLSIPVQNTRTGVRSVAFGDASAHGGGLELRFMAANADLREGDLLSTSGVDGVYPPGLPVAKIERIERRADSAFARIYCVPLAHVTAARYVLVLAPTGTPASPPAPAHAPAAKKNEAKPAAKADKKTAERAR
- the mreD gene encoding rod shape-determining protein MreD — its product is MIKRPGQQQLLLPVNPLFMWSSLVAALLINMIPIGRAAWMPDLLALAIVFWGVHQPMRVGIGAAFVFGLCMDVHQAAMLGQHALSYTTLGFFAITIHRRLLWYPVASQALQVLPLFALSQFIEVIARLVGGGVFPGWWVLASPAIEAALWPLATALLLAPQLRTPEPDENRPL
- the mrdA gene encoding penicillin-binding protein 2, with protein sequence MTEIRNVAADLARFKRRVVVIGLVVLFAFGLLGARLFYLQVVRHDDLAEQAESNRTAIVPVVPNRGLILDRNGIVLASNYSAYTLEITPSKVGDVEQTIDSLTQVLEISPRDRRRFKRLREDSRSFDSIPIRTRLSDEEVARFAAQRYRFPGVEIKARLFRNYPHGETASHVLGYIGRINQREKTAMEEWPEEDQANYKGTDYIGKLGIEQSYEKTLHGLTGVEQMETSAGGRAVRRLASHPATPGNTVMLSLDIKLQKLVEDMYGERRGALVAIDPKTGEVLAFVSKPTFDPNLFVEGIDTESWKELSESIDKPLLNRALRGTYPPGSTYKPFMALAALQTGKRGANVVVNDPGYFNFGGHRFGSPEGYLGGVDMRRSIQVSSNIYYYSLANEMGVDMIHDFMKPLGFGQITGVDLGGEVRGVLPSTEWKRKTYKRPEQKKWYAGETISLGIGQGYNNFTMLQLAQATAIVANGGVKHQPHIALATRDTVSGQVVPLPQPPGENLGFNPSNVAVIREGLTSVVTSGTARSVFAGAAYQAAGKTGTAQAVSMAQNTKYNAKALEEHQRDHALFMAYAPANDPKIAVAVIVENAGWGAGAAAPIARRVFDYWLMDQYPSEADMAAVRIGKAGAPIGKPRVASEVAWPAGATTAPAP
- the fahA gene encoding fumarylacetoacetase encodes the protein MTTLNATHDPKLRSWVASANAAGCDFPIQNLPFGRFRVAGSAEPFRIGVAIGDQVLDLRAAGLIDTEDMNVLMGAALQERQALRAAISAGLAEGSGQQAAWAKALVAQSQAEMTVPCRIGDYTDFYTGIHHATTIGKLFRPDQPLMPNYKWVPIGYHGRASSIGVSGQQFKRPQGQTKAPDAAEPSFGPSKRLDYELELGFLVGRGNALGEPIAMADAEAHLFGVTLLNDWSARDLQAWEYQPLGPFLSKNFASTLSPWIVTMEALAPFRARFERPAGDPQPLPYLDAPSNRAHGALDITLEVLLQTAKMRAAGEAPTRLTRGNTTEAAYWTAAQLVAHHTVNGCNLQPGDLLGSGTLSGPQPDQAGSLIELTQGGRQPVTLPNGEQRTFLEDGDTLVIRGWCERAGAVRIGLGEVRGTVV
- a CDS encoding tripartite tricarboxylate transporter substrate binding protein; its protein translation is MTFLLTRRAAAIALLAAAPLLAQAADYPAKPIRFIVPYTPGGTTDLVARTVGQKVSEKLGQPVLIDNRGGAGGNIGMDAVAKAAPDGYTIGFGAISTNALNPHIYRSMAFDPRKDFTAISLLGTSTIVLEVPAGSPIRSVADLIAAAKKAPGLPYATAGAGTSMNLAGVMFAQMTGTELTHVAYKGSGPAITDMLGNNIGVMFDNLPASLPHIQAGKLRALAVAGPARSPALPEVPTMAEAGLKGYALEPWFGVYGPANLPAPVVKALNEAFVEALAQPEVKAKLAQAGFSPRGSSAQELATLTQNEYQRLGEVAKKAGMTAE
- the hmgA gene encoding homogentisate 1,2-dioxygenase gives rise to the protein MTTYQSGFGNEYASEAVPGALPQGRNNPQRAPFDLYTELLSGTAFTAPRHENRRTWLYRRQPSVVSGRYQPYAQAHWRTGADREIALAPEPLRWHPMPFDEGAAEADFVDGMHTVAANGDAESQVGIGALMYLAGRSMDKRAFVNADGEMLVVPQQGRLVITTELGVLDVKPGEIAVLPRGMVFKVALPDGLSRGYVCENYGAHFRLPELGPIGSNGLANARDFQAPVAAFEEDGGAYELVKKFGGRFWRAPTTQSPFNVVAWHGNLAPVKYDTANFMVIGSISFDHPDPSIFTVLTSPSDTPGTANCDFVIFPPRWMVMENTFRPPWFHRNLMSEFMGLVLGEYDAKPGGFKPGGASLHNCMVPHGPDEEAFDKATSADLKPHKLDNTLAFMFESRYRFIPTNFALQSQARDTDYADCWAGLKDQFKK